atgaaaataaaaatataaaaaaacttgTTTAGGCATCTTCAGAATTTaaccttttattttgaaaaggtcTGTGGATACCAATTGCAGCTGCTTTCCCTTTGTGCCTGTGCCTTTGTGATTATGCCACTTTTTTAGGGTGTGAGAGACCTAGATCTGAGAACTTGTCCTGTCTCAGAATAGGAACCTAAAATAAGATCTCCCACTTCCTTGGAAAAATTTCAGAAGTTCTGGGTTGTTGAGGCTGTTCCTCAGTGGGTCTGTCTCAAGGTCTGCTGTTAAAATGCAGTTGCAAAGTAGAGTAGTTTGTTGAAGGAGGAGCCAGTTGTcctggttttggttggttggttggtttttgccCCCAAGGCGTTATGTTCTCTCTAGCTATAGAATATAAACTGAAACAGCCTCAATGTGAGAAACGGAAAGAGGTCGAAGCCGGATTATGCAGTGAGGTATCTGTGTCCTACATTTTCTAAGTTAAATGTTTAAGTTTCATAAATATCTGAAGCGGTTGTATTTGGCTAGCTTTTACTCAACTTGAAAGACTGTCTCTGCAAATAAAGTAGCTTAGAACAGGTTTGAGTTGTTTGGATCTTGTAGACTCGGACAGGAAAAAGAACTTTCTCTAAAGTTCTTTGTAAAACGTGTCATGCTGACAACCAGCTTGAAGCTAGTATGTCACATTTACCAACTACAATATCAAGTTGCTTTCATCCTTGCCCACTGCAGCTTTTTGATCTGCTAGGCTCTCCTCTTGAGTTAAAGGACAGTCACATCACAGAGCTCATGCAGCTACTCCAAACCATTTAAAGAAGACAATCCAGGAAGCTGAGATTGCAGGTGACAGGTCCACAAATCTCTGTCATCTGACAAACGTTTTGAGCAGTTTATGTTACTGCCCCTTAGCTGAGAAACAATAATTGTATGCTCGGTCCTGTTCCATTGCAacagaaaagtgaaatatttttgcctCTAGCCCTGCTGAAGCAGTCTGTGCGAATAACTGgcttttttctgttcagtgagttACTGCGTCTTGGTTTTGGAGGTAgtgagtaaaaaaaaccaaaaagcaaaacgCTGTAGTATGTTGAGAGTACGTGAGATGTGAATGTTAGTTATAGAGAAATTTTTCCAGCTGACAGGCAGTGAAGCTAGAGCAGGAAGATTAGAAGTCAGAGGGAAATTTCATCAATAAATGTAGGCTTCAAGAGAGAGGCTTTCAGGTATATGTGGGagtaattaggaagaaattagAGAAATAGATGGTGTAATTATACAATAAATGTGCTTCAAGCCATTATTTTGCTAGTCATTAAGTCCAGCTGCCTTTGAAACACGGTTTCTCCTGAAACTAAATTCTGAATTACAAAGGTCATATCTGAGGAATTAATATGATAGAAATAGCTCTTTACTGTTCCTTTTAAACTTTCTCTAAAATACATATTCTTCAGTTTATTGATTCTAATACTTTAtatattttggtggtttttttttttcacaggtgcCAAATAATGGACAAACATTTGATTGTATTGGCAAAAAAACATGTTGAGACAAAATTCTTGAAATTAAACGCTGAAAAATCTCCTTTCTTGTGCGAGAGACTGCGCATCAAAGTAATCCCCACTCTAGCACTAGTAAAGGATGGAAAAACACAAGACTATGTTGTGGGCTTTACTGATCTTGGTAACACTGATGACTTCACTACAGAGACCTTAGAATGGAGGCTAGGCTGTGCAGATGTAATTAATTACAGGTAATTAATTGttttgtgattgtttttttttcagatacagtgCAAGGAGAACATGCTTGCAGACAGGAAAATCTGTAAAGTTTGTAACTTTGACTGCTATGTTGTATGCTTAAGACATACCAGAGTTTAATCCATTTATTTAATCTGTGTACTTTGGCATGGGAAGGAAGGGAGTATCTCCGGCAAAGTATTGAGACATTATAGTGAGTGTTGTGTTGTCCTTTTtgtacagtaataaaaataaacatgactTCTTGTGGTGGGATGTATAGAGTAGCTACACTGCTCTGGTACAGCCTCTGGGAGTCATGCATCTAATGTAATCCTCTCTAAATCAGCTATAGATTCTTAGATGTCACAGTTGCAATGCAGTACAGTTTGAGCATTTCTAGTCCACTTCAGAGGAAACTGAGCAAGTCATCCTTAAACTGCATCATATTACATGCATGAatacgtttgggttttttttttccaatgaacaGTACAGAAAGTGAACAGAAGttgcagaaatgcaaataaattattgCTGTAGCAATGCAATATAATCCCACATTTAAGACTACAGGATAGAAGGCAGCAGAAGATAAGTCACCACGACAGCCAAACTTTACAGGAGAATCATTTACCAgaactttctgctttgctttccagtgtGGCTAAAACATCATCTTTATCTTTTCAGGttaattttgctcttttgttttgaatgtctttggtgcttttttttattattttaaacttcattatCTGAATTTATTTCAACGTCTAATTTCCAGATTTTGGCAAGAAGTATTGTTGTGtcttaaaggcaaaaaaactgCTGCTCAATTTAGCTTAGTAGCTGTTGAACTTCAGGTGAAATGAAAATTTATAATTCAAAACAAGTGGTAATACCCATTTCCCAACTCAGTAACAAGCAAATATGCAGAGGAGTCAAAGGCAGCTTGTATATATATTCTAGACATCAGCTGCCTTTTATGGGAGGAGTCTTTCAGTGGAGTTGTACCAAGCTGTGTTGAATTTGCTAAATGTTAGTACATCGGCTTACAGCATAATTTTACTTCCTACTTGACTCTACTAGTACTGTATATTCTGCTCTTAGCTCCTTGTGGAGTTCGGGGTATTGTTTCATTCTCTGTTCATTTTGCCAGATCCTGAGTTTGGTACCTGGCATTTGCAAAGCCCAGGAGATCGATTCCAGAAGACATCCATTTATGTACAAGTGTTGTATTTCCACCCTGCTCTGAATGTAATGTCTCGCTCTCTGGAGTACCTGAAAAGGGATAGTCGTCTTCAGAGCCTAGAAGCAGTTCTTTTCCTTCAACCTGCAGGATAGGagtcaacaagggcaagtgtagggtcctgcacctggggaggaagaatgccagacaccaatataggttaggggtggacctgctggaaagcacttctgaggagaaggatccgggggtcctggtggatagcaaactatccatgagccagcaatgtgcctgtggcgccaagagggccaatgggatcctgagctgcatagggaagagtgtggccagtaggttgagggaggtcattctccccctctactctgcactggtgaggccacaactggaatactgtgtccagctctgggctccccagttcaagagagacagggaactactggacagagtccagcgtagggcaacaaagatggttaagggattggatcatctcccttatgaggaaaggctgagagagctggggctctttagcctggagaagagaaggctgaggggagaccttattaatgcttagaaatatctaaagggtgggttgaaggaggatggagccagactcttttcagtggttcccaatgacaggatgaggggcaacgggcacaagctggaacataggaagttccattcaaatatgaagaaaaacttctttccggtgagggtgacagagccgtggaacaggctgcccagggaggctgtggagtccccttctttggagattttcaagacccgcctggatgcagtcctgagtaatgtgctataggcaatcctgctttggcaggggagttggactagatgatctctagaggtcccttccaactctgacaattccgtgattctgtgatagcagATGTTGAAAGGATATACTGTATCTAGGGGAAAAGTTCTTAAGGTCACATTGACAAAAATCAGGATTCAAGTGGTGTATTGACTTATTACTGACGTGTAATTAACTAGCAATCAGTGAACTGTACATTTAGTATTTACAAAATGTTAATACCTACAAATTTCTAAACACCCTTCTATAGCTAGTTCCAGAAGGTTCTGATTGCTCGCTCACTCACTGACACTTAGATGCAAACCCCTCACAGGTCATGTGAGTGAAAGCACATACAGCATTTTTTGAGCAAGGGGAGGTTCTCCTACCGCTCACCTGTGCTGTAGGAGATGTGGGTGCTCTGGCTTCATGTGAACACATGGTGTTCCCAACAACCCATGGACCCACACACTGGTGAGAAAGCTCCCACAGGGTCATACATGCACACTGAGGTGTGAGTCCCTCATAGTCTGCTAGCAGGAGTGCAGTGTCTGATGGGGAAGCTATTCTGTCTGGCCTACACAGAGATAATACAAGGTGATTTCTGGCAGTAAAAAACCCAGTTTTGACTCCAAAGTCCCTGTTAAAAAATTTTAGCTTCTTTCATACTTCTGGCTcctcatttgttttgaaaaaatctCTCTGTAATTCCCAGGTTACTGTTTAATCTGACAGACTGGTTTTTTTAGCGTGATCAGTTTGCAGCAAAAGCCCTTTCAGACAGTTTTTCTCTAGAGCTCCACTCACGGGTGCTGTTTACACTCGGCTCCTGTCTTAACTACACTTATTCAGGCCATTTCGTCCAGGATGTGCTATGCTAGCAACACCACAATACTACTTAGGGTGGCTTTAGGAGTAGGGGTTGTGCTctcttacaatttttttctggagaaacacGGAATTAGAGGTGCTGCTTACTGTCTGCATGAATACGCCTTTAGTCAACACGTCTTACTCTTTTTCTCTAGTGGAAACTTGATGGATCCACCTTTTCAAAGTCAAAAGAAATACGGAACAAGCTTTACAAAGTTGGAGAAGAAGACCATCAGAGGAAAGAAATATGATTCAGATTCTGATGATGACTAGAAGAACAACTAAATGTATTTGTAAATCATCTTTTGTTTATGCTTGGTACATTTCTAAGAATGTTTTTTACAATGCTTACTGCTTTTCATTACATCTGCACATAATGCTCATTTTTCTATACAGTTTTATACAACTGAGTCATAGCAGAAAaaagcttaaatatttttttttcctcttttggaagtcatttgtaatttaaaaatctgaGTCCTTCTAACTAAATAACATGGCAAATGATGAACTTTGTCTTAAGTGTAAGTTTATGAAGTGTTTTGAAGTAACTGTTAGAAACAACTGTACCAAGTCAGACCAAAGGTCCCTCTGGCTCAGCATCCAGTCTCAGTGGCCAAAAGCAGATGCACAAGGAAGACTAAAAACGGGGTGAGCAGACAGCAATGCTTCCCTAGAATATACTTTAAGAAATCTTGGGCTTGGAGAACTCTGTATCTGAAAGCATTTGCTGGTTAAagtagtaggggaaaaaaatctctttaaatccTCATGGTATCCTAGCATCCACATCATATGGCAAGGAGTCCACACTTTGTGTTTTGTGAAGAACAACTTCCTATTGTTTTCCTTGAATCTGACAGTTccgttttttttctgattttctttattaaaaaagg
The nucleotide sequence above comes from Numenius arquata unplaced genomic scaffold, bNumArq3.hap1.1 HAP1_SCAFFOLD_1572, whole genome shotgun sequence. Encoded proteins:
- the TXNDC9 gene encoding thioredoxin domain-containing protein 9, coding for MAADTSVEILQKVLENEMLQTTKIVEEHLDAEIQKLDQMDEDELERLKQRRLEALKKAQQQKQEWLSKGHGEYREIPSERDFFQEVKESKNVVCHFYRDTTFRCQIMDKHLIVLAKKHVETKFLKLNAEKSPFLCERLRIKVIPTLALVKDGKTQDYVVGFTDLGNTDDFTTETLEWRLGCADVINYSGNLMDPPFQSQKKYGTSFTKLEKKTIRGKKYDSDSDDD